One Amycolatopsis thermophila DNA segment encodes these proteins:
- a CDS encoding NAD(P)-dependent oxidoreductase, with translation MSYARPRMLILDDWEGEIRTSPGADRLRELADVTVLDGPLAEVPDDELADVRVVLAIRERTRFNTATLNRLPRLELILQTGGHAYHIDADEVGRRGIVVPLWRSHDACEAAMRELTFGLMIAALRKFPEANQALSVGDWPGILGGTLRGRRLGILGMGLQGKAVARLGRAFDMDVVAWARPGSSAVGSDDGVPRLPMDELLTTSDVVSIHLRLSPDSRGLLGAAELRSMKPGSVLINTARGAIVDEEALVEVLRDGPLRAAGLDVFTVEPLPKDSPLRSLPNVVLTPHIGWTVREAFAEFADGAAGQLEDYLAHRLDQRELAFPPPQQRGTDVIGGVSTR, from the coding sequence ATGAGCTATGCACGGCCGAGGATGCTGATCCTCGACGACTGGGAGGGCGAGATCCGGACCTCGCCCGGGGCGGACCGGTTGCGGGAGCTTGCCGACGTGACCGTCCTGGACGGCCCGCTGGCGGAGGTACCGGACGACGAACTCGCCGACGTGCGGGTCGTGCTGGCGATCCGGGAGCGCACCCGCTTCAACACCGCAACGCTGAACCGGCTGCCGCGGCTGGAGCTGATCCTGCAGACCGGTGGGCATGCATACCACATCGACGCCGACGAGGTGGGTAGGCGTGGCATCGTGGTACCGCTGTGGCGCAGCCACGACGCGTGTGAGGCGGCTATGCGAGAGCTCACGTTCGGCCTGATGATCGCTGCGCTGCGCAAGTTCCCCGAGGCGAACCAAGCGCTATCGGTCGGCGACTGGCCCGGCATCCTGGGCGGTACCCTGCGCGGCCGTCGTCTGGGGATTCTGGGTATGGGCCTGCAGGGCAAGGCCGTGGCTCGGCTTGGCCGGGCGTTCGACATGGACGTCGTCGCCTGGGCACGTCCCGGCAGCAGTGCCGTCGGCAGTGACGACGGCGTGCCACGGCTGCCGATGGACGAACTGCTGACCACGTCGGATGTGGTGAGCATCCACCTGCGGCTCTCGCCGGATTCCCGGGGCTTGCTGGGCGCCGCGGAGCTGCGCTCCATGAAGCCCGGCTCCGTGCTGATCAACACGGCGCGTGGGGCGATCGTCGACGAGGAGGCACTGGTCGAGGTGCTGCGGGACGGTCCGTTGCGCGCGGCCGGCCTGGACGTGTTCACCGTCGAGCCACTGCCGAAGGACTCACCCCTGCGCAGCTTGCCCAACGTGGTGCTCACCCCGCACATCGGCTGGACGGTCCGGGAGGCCTTCGCCGAGTTCGCCGACGGCGCGGCCGGGCAACTGGAGGACTACCTCGCTCATCGGCTCGACCAGCGAGAGCTGGCCTTCCCCCCGCCGCAGCAGCGAGGAACGGACGTGATCGGCGGTGTGAGCACGCGATGA
- a CDS encoding Zn-ribbon domain-containing OB-fold protein, which produces MTTVETVGGEWIRRDGDNVTLTITRCHACDARWFPPRDVCSHCASTDVHDEPTGDRGVVYASTVVRAGPAAYRPPYVLSYVDIDGVRVLAHGGTGEAFAPGTPVRLGIGEIGRTDAGPLMSYVITAEDGAR; this is translated from the coding sequence ATGACCACAGTAGAGACTGTCGGCGGCGAGTGGATCCGCCGCGACGGCGACAACGTCACGTTGACCATCACCCGCTGCCATGCCTGCGACGCACGCTGGTTCCCGCCCCGTGACGTGTGCTCGCACTGCGCCTCGACAGACGTCCACGACGAGCCCACCGGGGACCGCGGCGTCGTGTACGCCTCGACCGTCGTCCGGGCCGGGCCAGCCGCGTACCGACCACCGTATGTCCTGTCCTATGTGGATATCGACGGTGTCCGGGTACTGGCCCATGGCGGTACCGGCGAGGCCTTCGCCCCCGGCACGCCGGTACGTCTGGGCATCGGCGAGATCGGCCGCACCGACGCGGGACCGCTGATGTCCTACGTCATCACGGCAGAGGACGGCGCGCGATGA
- a CDS encoding SDR family oxidoreductase, with translation MPLAVVTGPGKLIGTAVTDHLESTGWTVATDPPHDREIAALVYDPGLLDGNRAGGSVDDFLGTVERLRPRLRSRAAGGSRIVVVGSRDGLGWPSRVQSAAAAAALVAAARSLALQLGPTGTTVNVIAALPPDTSPLRDTPPPAGTHLREPTELAPRPVTVEDIAATVAFFLHDRSGYLTGQVLYCCGGASLLSSLSV, from the coding sequence ATGCCCCTCGCCGTCGTCACCGGCCCCGGCAAGCTCATCGGCACGGCTGTGACGGACCACCTCGAATCCACTGGCTGGACCGTTGCGACCGATCCACCGCACGACCGGGAGATCGCGGCACTGGTCTACGACCCCGGCCTGCTCGACGGGAACCGAGCCGGCGGATCCGTCGACGACTTCCTCGGCACCGTCGAGCGACTGCGGCCCAGGCTGCGCTCGCGCGCGGCCGGCGGCTCCCGGATCGTGGTCGTCGGCAGCCGCGACGGCCTCGGCTGGCCAAGCCGCGTCCAGTCCGCCGCCGCAGCCGCCGCGCTCGTCGCGGCCGCCCGCAGCCTTGCCCTCCAACTCGGGCCCACCGGGACAACCGTCAACGTGATCGCCGCGCTCCCACCCGACACCAGCCCCCTGCGAGACACGCCGCCGCCAGCCGGCACCCACCTGCGCGAGCCCACCGAGCTGGCCCCGCGGCCGGTGACCGTCGAGGACATCGCCGCCACCGTCGCGTTCTTCCTGCACGACCGCAGCGGCTACCTCACCGGGCAGGTCCTCTACTGCTGCGGCGGAGCCAGCCTGCTGTCCAGCCTGTCCGTCTGA
- a CDS encoding CaiB/BaiF CoA transferase family protein, which produces MATSDDEGPLRGVRVADFTWVGAGPFLTKPLADHGAEVIKVESRTRTDVIRSMAPFAGGVPGVNRSGYFANRNSSKKSICLDLRHPVGRELALRLIAASDIVANNFTPGTMERLGLGYRAACAVRPDVIYLDMPMQGVSGPHRDFRGYGLSIAAAGGLLGLSGYPDRAPVGTGTNYPDHVPNPLHGAIAVLAALRQRRRTGRGQYIELAQLESTVNAIGPAILAAGVGIDVRRDGNFDEVAAPHGVYRCAGEDSWCAIAVVTDEQWRGLVRVLGHPDWARSTEMSTGDGRRSAAALLDKALGEAVRDWDARELADALAAAGVPAAPVNDAADLLHRDPQLAARRHWVTLRHPEMGDCVYDGIPYRLSTTPGRLRSPAPLLGADTRAVCTELLGLTGAEYDRLHEQEVIG; this is translated from the coding sequence ATGGCGACGAGCGACGATGAAGGACCACTGCGCGGGGTGCGGGTCGCCGACTTCACGTGGGTGGGCGCGGGACCGTTCCTGACCAAGCCGCTGGCTGACCACGGCGCGGAGGTGATCAAGGTCGAGTCCCGGACGCGGACCGACGTGATCCGCAGCATGGCGCCCTTCGCCGGGGGCGTGCCGGGGGTGAACCGGAGCGGCTACTTCGCCAACCGGAACTCCAGCAAGAAGTCCATCTGCCTGGACCTGCGCCACCCGGTCGGCCGAGAGCTGGCGCTGCGGCTCATCGCGGCCAGCGACATCGTGGCGAACAACTTCACCCCGGGGACGATGGAGCGGCTCGGGCTGGGATACCGGGCGGCATGCGCGGTGCGGCCGGACGTGATCTACCTGGACATGCCGATGCAGGGCGTGAGCGGGCCGCATCGGGACTTCCGCGGCTATGGCCTGTCGATCGCCGCCGCCGGGGGCCTGCTGGGGCTGTCCGGCTACCCCGATCGCGCCCCGGTCGGCACCGGCACCAACTATCCCGACCACGTGCCCAATCCCCTCCACGGGGCGATCGCGGTGCTCGCCGCGCTCAGGCAACGCCGACGCACCGGTCGCGGTCAGTACATCGAACTGGCCCAGCTGGAGTCCACGGTCAACGCGATCGGTCCAGCCATCCTCGCCGCCGGGGTCGGGATCGACGTGCGGCGTGACGGCAACTTCGACGAGGTCGCTGCACCGCACGGCGTGTACCGGTGTGCCGGCGAGGACAGCTGGTGCGCGATCGCCGTTGTCACCGATGAGCAGTGGCGCGGGCTGGTCCGCGTGCTCGGTCACCCGGACTGGGCCCGCAGCACCGAGATGTCCACCGGGGACGGCCGCAGGTCCGCGGCCGCGCTGCTCGACAAGGCGCTGGGAGAAGCCGTGCGCGACTGGGACGCCAGGGAACTGGCCGACGCACTGGCAGCCGCCGGGGTTCCGGCGGCACCGGTCAACGACGCCGCCGACCTCCTGCACCGCGACCCGCAGCTCGCGGCACGCCGCCACTGGGTCACCCTGCGCCACCCGGAAATGGGCGACTGCGTCTACGACGGCATCCCCTACCGCCTGTCGACCACGCCAGGACGCCTGCGCTCGCCCGCGCCACTGCTGGGCGCCGACACCCGTGCGGTGTGCACCGAGCTGCTCGGGCTCACCGGCGCCGAGTACGACCGTCTCCACGAACAGGAAGTGATCGGCTGA
- a CDS encoding enoyl-CoA hydratase/isomerase family protein, producing the protein MAIDTERHDKTLVIRINRPEALNALDVADMRALNETLRAFRDDSSLRVAVLTGAGQRAFCTGADLKRTLPPQSSFARSYFAPYEESVGDGLYVRAITLSELNLTKPLIAAVNGHALGGGMELALDCHLRIASDAATFGLPEPRWASVPAVGGVSKLLRAIPRAVALKMVLTGDRIDAAEAHRVGLVSDLVRPDQLVDRALELADRIAACGPLAISSLVTLATRSDDLPLSQSVALEQLLWGVLRDTRDRVEGRTAFAERRTPHYTGN; encoded by the coding sequence ATGGCCATCGACACCGAACGCCACGACAAGACCCTCGTCATCCGGATCAACCGGCCCGAAGCGCTCAACGCCCTCGACGTCGCCGACATGCGCGCACTGAACGAGACCTTGCGCGCCTTCCGCGACGACTCGAGCCTGCGCGTGGCAGTGCTCACCGGAGCCGGGCAGCGGGCGTTCTGCACGGGCGCGGACCTCAAGCGCACCCTGCCGCCGCAGAGTTCGTTCGCACGCTCCTATTTCGCGCCCTACGAAGAAAGTGTCGGCGACGGGCTGTACGTCCGCGCGATCACCCTCAGTGAGCTGAACCTGACCAAGCCCCTCATCGCGGCGGTCAACGGGCACGCACTCGGCGGGGGCATGGAACTCGCGCTGGACTGCCACCTGCGGATCGCCAGCGACGCCGCCACCTTCGGACTGCCCGAGCCCCGCTGGGCGAGTGTGCCGGCCGTCGGCGGGGTGTCGAAGCTACTGCGTGCCATTCCACGCGCGGTCGCGTTGAAGATGGTCCTCACCGGCGACCGCATCGACGCCGCCGAAGCGCACCGGGTCGGGCTGGTCAGCGATCTCGTCCGCCCGGACCAGCTCGTCGACCGCGCGCTTGAACTCGCCGACCGCATCGCCGCCTGCGGACCGCTGGCGATCTCCAGCCTCGTCACCCTCGCCACCCGTAGTGACGATCTCCCGCTGAGCCAATCCGTCGCCCTGGAGCAGTTGCTCTGGGGCGTGCTCCGAGACACCCGCGACCGCGTCGAGGGCCGCACCGCCTTCGCCGAGCGGCGCACACCCCACTACACCGGCAATTGA
- a CDS encoding thiolase family protein, with amino-acid sequence MRPVYVAGAAVHPFGKHPGIKAADLGYAAVRDLLARTGITPEQVDAGFGGSTYGGSLLAQRVLQRVGVSGQPVYTVENACASGAAAVHLGWQLVATGQADCVVAFGADNLTGFGGGTLPLTTGDIEIEQGMVMPAAYAMRAQRYLHDFGAAPEALSAVSVKNRRNGAANPRAHFQGEVSPADVAGSRPIADPLRLLHCCPNSDGGAAVLLCSAEIAAQLPTPAVRIRASAVRSGRFHTGYRDMTWPEITARTAKAAYAMAGLAPSDVDIVELHDAFAIAELLHAEALGLADRGQAHKAIVAGEFDRDGRVAVSPSGGLLSRGHPVGATGATQICEAYWQLTGQAGDLQVPGAEVALTHVTGGGIFGVDNGACAVHILTTD; translated from the coding sequence ATGAGGCCGGTCTACGTCGCGGGTGCGGCCGTGCACCCGTTCGGCAAGCATCCCGGGATCAAGGCCGCGGACCTGGGCTACGCCGCGGTGCGAGACCTGCTGGCGCGCACCGGCATCACACCGGAGCAGGTGGACGCCGGGTTCGGCGGCTCCACCTACGGGGGCTCGCTGCTGGCCCAGCGCGTCCTGCAACGCGTCGGCGTATCCGGCCAGCCGGTCTACACCGTCGAAAACGCTTGCGCCAGCGGTGCGGCGGCGGTGCATCTCGGCTGGCAGTTGGTCGCCACCGGGCAGGCCGACTGCGTGGTCGCGTTCGGCGCGGACAACCTGACCGGGTTCGGCGGTGGCACACTTCCCCTGACCACCGGCGACATCGAGATCGAGCAGGGCATGGTCATGCCCGCCGCCTACGCGATGCGCGCCCAGCGCTATCTGCACGACTTCGGCGCTGCGCCCGAGGCGTTGTCGGCGGTTTCGGTGAAGAACCGCCGCAACGGCGCTGCCAATCCGCGCGCCCACTTCCAGGGCGAAGTCTCGCCGGCCGACGTTGCAGGCTCGCGCCCGATCGCGGACCCGCTGCGGCTGCTGCACTGCTGCCCCAACAGTGACGGCGGGGCCGCGGTTCTGCTGTGCTCGGCGGAGATCGCCGCGCAGCTGCCCACACCGGCGGTGCGCATCCGCGCCAGCGCTGTGCGGTCCGGCCGTTTCCACACCGGATACCGGGACATGACCTGGCCCGAGATCACCGCGCGCACCGCCAAGGCCGCCTACGCGATGGCCGGCCTCGCCCCGTCCGATGTGGACATCGTGGAGCTACACGACGCTTTTGCCATCGCCGAGCTGCTGCACGCCGAGGCGCTCGGGCTGGCCGACCGCGGGCAGGCGCACAAGGCCATCGTCGCCGGCGAGTTCGACCGGGACGGCCGGGTCGCGGTCAGCCCCAGCGGGGGCCTGCTCTCCCGCGGCCACCCCGTCGGCGCGACCGGTGCCACACAGATCTGCGAGGCGTACTGGCAGCTGACCGGACAGGCTGGCGACCTCCAGGTGCCCGGCGCCGAAGTGGCGCTGACCCACGTCACCGGGGGCGGCATCTTCGGCGTCGACAACGGCGCCTGCGCCGTCCACATCCTCACCACCGACTGA